One segment of Cydia amplana chromosome 16, ilCydAmpl1.1, whole genome shotgun sequence DNA contains the following:
- the LOC134655255 gene encoding uncharacterized protein LOC134655255, whose product MKIILVFCVIKFAWTLGNSYNYEKKSFGLGRRIFPRINPSQLKYLPMFDTAQRPSPLPAPKRSLFAGSNYHNLTQGLHIKGNKRVYNKLFDYPAREEGQQAFFRGDHNCILSRLAVDTGGCLPTLLRGGVGYRYFLVLVRARSGHRMKGRVRAWCRNTSDEYAAGAW is encoded by the exons ATGAAAATAATTCTTGtattttgtgtaattaaatttgcATGGACGTTAGGCAATAGCTATAATTATGAGAAGAAAAGTTTCGGTTTGGGAAGACGCATATT CCCTCGAATAAACCCATCCCAACTGAAGTACCTTCCAATGTTCGACACGGCGCAGCGTCCAAGCCCCCTCCCCGCTCCAAAGAGGAGCCTATTCGCCGGCTCCAACTACCATAATCTAACACAAGGGCTTCATATAAAGGGCAATAAGCGGGTGTATAATAAGCTGTTCGATTATCCAGCGAGGGAGGAAGGGCAGCAAGCGTTCTTTAGAGGGGATCATAATTGCATT CTGAGCAGATTGGCAGTGGATACTGGCGGGTGTCTCCCCACGCTGCTGCGCGGGGGGGTGGGGTACCGGTACTTCCTCGTGCTCGTGCGCGCACGCAGCGGGCACCGGATGAAGGGGCGTGTGCGCGCGTGGTGCCGGAACACTAGCGACGAGTATGCGGCGGGGGCTTGGTAG